One part of the Anopheles coustani chromosome 2, idAnoCousDA_361_x.2, whole genome shotgun sequence genome encodes these proteins:
- the LOC131261994 gene encoding facilitated trehalose transporter Tret1-like, with protein sequence MRIVPLFVADIADARIRGMLGSLLPICLNLGTVLAFIIGSLMSFGTFPLVVLALPVLFSITMAFLPETPACLLRALRNERAERSLAFYRGVRGHFQKSVRFCTEFLQLKDSVVREKTAPDAGLSWKDFTNIISLSLGTSIGWLSPFLPLLISADSPLEHGPVTDVQATWIASLLCIGAIGGTFLFGWLADQIGRKSTLLAAAVPLIGFWGCVSFGNSVEVLYVARLLAGLGAAGVFLVVPMYITEIAEDRIRGSLGSLFILFLNIGTLVSFILGSYLSYHLTAYILFTLPVAFFILFLPFPETPQYLVRRNRVRDAESSLKYLRGYTSTPDHLEMLRSEMDSLLVQASGEKDPAEQSGITWADFAAPSARKAILIGLLLVSFNQLSGCFALINYTAQIFADAGSDIEPNTAAMVVGAIQIIGSYGSTLLFDRCQRKHLYICTSFFAAVGLFAMGTHGYLKSQHIDVSVINWIPVASLSFVIFIASVGMLPLTFVILSEIMPLKIRSLAGSLCTAFLWIVSFLVVKYFPAAVELIGLHGCMWVFSAVCLIAGLFNAIVIPETRGQSIEQIIQAMENDVKR encoded by the exons ATGCGAATTGTGCCACTCTTCGTGGCGGATATCGCCGACGCACGGATCCGTGGCATGCTTGGATCGTTGTTACCGATCTGCCTCAATCTTGGTACCGTGCTCGCCTTCATCATTGGCAGTCTGATGTCCTTCGGAACCTTCCCACTGGTGGTACTGGCGTTACCCGTGCTGTTCAGCATCACAATGGCATTCCTGCCAGAAACGCCGGCCTGTCTGCTGCGTGCCCTCCGGAACGAACGTGCCGAACGGTCTCTCGCTTTCTACCGTGGCGTTCGGGGACACTTCCAAAAGTCGGTCCGCTTTTGCACGGAGTTCCTGCAGCTCAAGGATTCCGTCGTGCGCGAGAAAACCGCCCCGGATGCTGGCCTATCGTGGAAGGATTTTA CGAACATCATCTCACTGTCGCTAGGGACATCGATCGGATGGCTGTCACCGTTTCTGCCGCTGCTGATCTCCGCCGACTCCCCGCTGGAACATGGCCCAGTGACGGACGTGCAGGCCACGTGGATCGCGTCCCTGCTCTGCATCGGCGCCATCGGCGGTACATTCCTGTTCGGCTGGTTGGCGGATCAGATCGGCCGCAAGTCAACCCTGCTGGCAGCGGCAGTGCCACTGATTGGGTTCTGGGGTTGTGTATCCTTTGGTAACTCCGTTGAGGTCCTGTATGTGGCGCGACTACTCGCTGGGCTGGGAGCAGCCGGAGTGTTCCTTGTCGTGCCGATGTACATCACCGAGATCGCCGAGGATAG GATACGAGGATCACTTGGGTCACTGTTCATCCTGTTCCTCAACATTGGCACGCTGGTTTCGTTCATCTTGGGCAGCTATCTGTCCTACCACCTAACGGCCTACATTCTGTTTACGCTCCCGGTTGCCTTCTTCATCCTATTTCTACCGTTCCCCGAGACGCCCCAATATCTGGTACGCCGGAACCGGGTTCGGGACGCCGAATCGTCTCTGAAATACCTGCGCGGCTATACGTCCACACCGGACCATCTGGAAATGTTGCGCTCGGAAATGGACTCGCTGTTGGTGCAGGCATCGGGCGAAAAGGACCCGGCCGAACAGAGCGGAATCACCTGGGCCGACTTTG CTGCTCCATCTGCACGCAAGGCTATACTGATCGGGCTCCTGCTggtttcattcaaccagcTATCTGGTTGCTTTGCGCTAATCAACTATACCGCACAAATCTTTGCCGATGCTGGCTCCGACATTGAGCCGAACACGGCGGCCATGGTGGTCGGAGCGATTCAAATCATTGGATCATACGGTTCTACGCTCCTTTTCGATCGATGCCAGAGAAAG CATCTCTACATCTGCACGAGCTTCTTTGCGGCCGTCGGTCTATTCGCGATGGGGACGCATGGTTATTTGAAGAGTCAGCACATCGATGTCAGCGTGATCAACTGGATACCGGTGGCCAGCCTGTCGTTTGTGATATTTATCGCCTCCGTCGGTATGCTGCCGCTAACGTTCGTCATTCTGTCGGAGATTATGCCACTGAAG ATTCGAAGCCTGGCTGGTTCACTGTGCACCGCGTTCCTGTGGATCGTCAGCTTTCTGGTGGTGAAATATTTCCCAGCCGCCGTCGAACTGATCGGCCTGCACGGCTGCATGTGGGTGTTCAGTGCGGTCTGCCTGATCGCCGGCCTGTTCAATGCGATCGTCATTCCGGAAACACGCGGTCAAAGCATAGAACAGATCATACAAGCGATGGAGAACGATGTCAAGCGATAA